In a genomic window of Mercenaria mercenaria strain notata chromosome 19, MADL_Memer_1, whole genome shotgun sequence:
- the LOC123542173 gene encoding fibrinogen-like protein 1 has protein sequence MEHTFIKRAVFIIFHVIGIYCSDSQRVIERITNLENRVIDKLDKIDKRLNASLEQKDGHVSVAQETEEVDLESVQHIREDFTRLRTAFREEKSETARIRREIPKIENNLISMKQDMDKYCMIDLNKTEQLISLVEKADEYIQTNLALQIDEINEEQKAFHNEINEDQKTFRNEINDKFILVREKIRIVAAETEENIRSVVDNSITLNSNKGDEIVEQVKFNTRKIENIEMLVTKLSGSLEHLFGYDTCSDARNAGMLRSGIYKLLPGLEVYCDQTTDGGDWIVFQRRKNGEVDFYRNWKEYKNGFGDVNGEFWLGNEHLSILTATRDHELRIDMEDFEGNRAFAKYSKFKIYPEEDKYKLDVSGYSGNAGDSLEFHNGMAFSTFDNENDKYWSGNCAKDGHGAWWYNICHYSHLNGQYFNIPGKKDTRGITWWHWKESYYSLKSVEMKFR, from the coding sequence ATGGAACATACTTTCATAAAAAGGGCGGTGTTTATTATATTCCATGTCATCGGAATCTATTGTTCTGATTCTCAACGTGTTATAGAAAGAATAACAAACCTGGAAAATAGAGTTATTGACAAActtgataaaatagataaaaggcTGAATGCGTCTCTTGAGCAGAAAGATGGTCATGTCAGCGTGGCTCAAGAAACGGAAGAAGTGGACTTGGAAAGTGTACAACATATAAGAGAAGATTTTACGCGACTTAGGACAGCGTTTAGGGAGGAAAAGTCTGAAACTGCGAGAATCCGTAGAGAAATTCCAAagattgaaaataatttgatttcaatGAAACAAGATATGGACAAATATTGTATGATAGATTTAAACAAGACGGAGCAACTGATTTCGCTGGTTGAAAAAGCTGATGAGTATATACAAACAAACCTTGCCCTGCAGATTGATGAGATTAATGAAGAACAGAAAGCTTTCCATAATGAGATTAATGAGGATCAGAAAACTTTCCGTAATGAGATTAATGACAAATTTATTCTTGTAAGAGAAAAAATTAGAATCGTAGCAGCTGAAACGGAAGAAAATATTCGAAGTGTTGTTGACAACTCAATTACACTGAATAGTAATAAAGGAGATGAAATTGTGGAGCAAGTTAAATTCAACACAAGAAAGATTGAAAACATCGAAATGTTAGTTACTAAACTATCTGGAAGCCTCGAACATTTATTTGGATACGACACTTGCTCCGACGCAAGAAACGCCGGGATGTTACGATCCGGTATCTATAAACTATTGCCAGGACTCGAAGTTTATTGTGACCAAACCACTGACGGAGGGGATTGGATTGTGTTTCAGAGAAGAAAGAATGGTGAGGTTGATTTTTATCGTAACTGGAAAGAGTATAAAAACGGCTTTGGCGATGTGAATGGTGAATTTTGGCTAGGAAATGAGCATCTGAGTATTCTTACAGCAACAAGAGATCATGAGCTGAGAATAGATATGGAAGATTTTGAAGGAAATCGCGCCTTTGCAAAGTATAGTAAGTTTAAGATATATCCGGAAGAAGACAAGTACAAACTAGATGTGAGTGGATACAGTGGAAATGCTGGAGATTCCCTAGAGTTTCACAATGGAATGGCGTTCTCAACATTCgacaatgaaaatgataaatactGGTCAGGAAACTGTGCAAAAGACGGGCATGGTGCCTGGTGGTACAACATTTGTCACTATTCCCATCTCAATGGACAGTATTTTAATATTCCTGGTAAAAAAGATACCAGAGGAATCACCTGGTGGCACTGGAAAGAATCATATTACAGTTTGAAAAGTGTAGAAATGAAATTTCGTTAA
- the LOC128551036 gene encoding BTB and MATH domain-containing protein 38-like, producing the protein MENKIQGENSDILDIDLIDQSDAGLRQLDLECDSCTFDFTQKSWSADMALTVEGTKLYVAKNILALASPVFFRMFQSRFEESTKNEVELPGKSMNDVIEFLRCIYPNSLSQVSCETALKILPLVEEYQVMHVKARCEKAMLESVDELSSPPAETLCQLLKEACLYNLKDLRDRCVKLASKKSQEELEIAYRLYPLPADAQNEILVKVNANL; encoded by the coding sequence ATGGAAAATAAAATTCAAGGAGAAAACAGCGACATATTAGACATAGATCTAATTGATCAGTCAGATGCAGGGCTACGTCAACTAGACTTGGAATGTGATTCGTGTACTTTCGATTTCACGCAGAAATCATGGAGTGCAGATATGGCTTTAACTGTTGAAGGAACAAAATTGTATGTCGCGAAAAATATTTTGGCACTTGCATCACCAGTATTTTTCAGGATGTTTCAGTCAAGATTCGAGGAAAGTACTAAAAACGAGGTGGAGCTGCCTGGAAAAAGTATGAATGACGTCATTGAATTCCTACGCTGCATATATCCAAATAGTCTGTCACAGGTGTCTTGCGAGACCGCGTTAAAGATCTTACCGTTGGTTGAAGAATACCAGGTTATGCACGTTAAAGCAAGATGCGAGAAAGCTATGCTCGAAAGTGTTGACGAATTGTCCAGCCCACCTGCAGAAACATTGTGTCAGCTTTTGAAGGAAGCATGTTTATATAATTTGAAAGACCTTCGTGACAGATGTGTGAAACTTGCGTCAAAGAAGTCACAAGAAGAACTTGAGATTGCTTACAGGTTGTATCCTCTACCAGCAGACGCTCAGAATGAAATACTTGTCAAGGTTAATGCTAATTTGTGA